One genomic segment of Kiritimatiella glycovorans includes these proteins:
- the ltrA gene encoding group II intron reverse transcriptase/maturase yields the protein MTEEATEYYRIDDRLLPPKLAALRQKLSQKAKQEKRFRFYSLYGHIGRADTLLAAWKHVRANGGKEGPDGVTIEDIEQSQGGVEAFLADIERSLKDRTYRAGKVRRVYIQKVNGKLRPLGIPSVRDRVVQTATVLILEPIFEADFKDCSHGFRPERSAHDALKAIGQELRQGRCAVYDADLAGYFDSIPHDKLIACVQMRVTDRSVLKLIRMWLKAPVEETEKGKPPTVKRNDKGTPQGGVISPLLANIYLHWFDAVFYRKDGPARWAKAKLVRYADDFVVLARYIGPQLEAFIEAKIEGWLGLKINRDKTRILDAREPGQTLDFLGYSFRYDRDLGGRPCRYWNLTPSRKALQRERDRLREMTGPEQCFKPLPTVIDELNMQMRGWANYFSLGYPRVAFRHVNGYVRQRLTRHAKRRSQRGYWPPEGMSYYAHFKNMGLIYL from the coding sequence ATGACAGAAGAAGCGACGGAGTACTATCGCATTGACGACAGACTCTTGCCGCCGAAACTCGCCGCGCTGAGACAGAAGCTGAGTCAGAAGGCCAAACAGGAGAAGCGGTTTCGCTTCTACAGTCTCTATGGCCACATTGGCCGGGCCGACACTCTGCTGGCGGCATGGAAACATGTACGCGCCAACGGCGGAAAAGAAGGCCCCGATGGTGTGACCATCGAGGACATCGAACAGAGTCAAGGAGGAGTCGAAGCCTTCTTGGCGGATATTGAACGCAGCCTGAAGGATCGAACCTACCGTGCTGGAAAAGTGCGGCGGGTCTACATCCAGAAGGTGAACGGGAAACTCCGTCCCTTGGGAATACCCTCGGTGCGGGATCGGGTCGTGCAGACCGCTACGGTTCTGATATTGGAACCGATCTTTGAAGCTGACTTCAAGGATTGCTCCCATGGGTTCCGGCCTGAGCGCTCGGCGCATGATGCGTTGAAGGCGATTGGACAGGAGCTCCGGCAAGGGCGGTGTGCGGTGTATGATGCGGATCTGGCCGGCTATTTCGACAGTATTCCACACGACAAGCTCATCGCTTGTGTGCAGATGCGTGTCACCGACCGGTCCGTGCTGAAGCTGATCCGAATGTGGCTGAAAGCGCCGGTAGAGGAAACGGAGAAAGGCAAACCGCCGACCGTGAAGCGCAACGACAAGGGCACGCCGCAAGGCGGGGTCATTTCGCCGCTTCTGGCCAACATCTATCTGCACTGGTTCGATGCGGTGTTTTACCGCAAAGACGGACCGGCACGGTGGGCGAAGGCCAAACTGGTGAGGTACGCCGATGACTTCGTGGTCCTCGCCCGGTATATCGGTCCGCAACTCGAAGCGTTCATCGAAGCCAAGATAGAAGGGTGGCTCGGGCTGAAGATCAACCGGGACAAGACCCGGATACTCGATGCTCGGGAACCGGGGCAGACGCTGGACTTTCTCGGATATAGCTTCCGCTATGACCGGGACCTCGGCGGACGCCCGTGCCGGTACTGGAACCTGACACCGTCGCGGAAAGCGCTCCAACGGGAACGTGATCGGCTTCGGGAGATGACCGGACCGGAACAATGCTTCAAACCTCTGCCGACGGTGATCGACGAACTCAACATGCAAATGCGAGGATGGGCAAACTACTTCTCGCTGGGTTATCCGCGTGTGGCATTCCGCCACGTCAATGGATACGTGCGACAGCGTCTCACGCGACATGCGAAACGACGCAGTCAGCGCGGCTACTGGCCCCCTGAAGGTATGAGCTACTACGCGCATTTCAAGAACATGGGACTGATCTACCTGTGA
- a CDS encoding type II toxin-antitoxin system PemK/MazF family toxin, with protein MKRAEVWWINFDPSVGGEIRKQRPAVIVSNDAANRFLNRVQVVPLTSSTGKLYPSEAYVTYRSNRSKAMADQLTTVSKKRLIKKSGALSPADMERVAQAVATQLDL; from the coding sequence ATGAAGAGAGCTGAAGTCTGGTGGATCAACTTCGATCCCTCAGTCGGCGGGGAGATACGCAAGCAGCGTCCGGCCGTCATCGTCAGCAACGACGCGGCCAACAGATTTCTGAATCGTGTGCAAGTCGTGCCGCTGACAAGTTCAACCGGAAAGCTCTACCCAAGCGAAGCATACGTGACGTACCGCAGCAACCGATCCAAGGCGATGGCAGATCAGTTGACCACGGTCAGCAAGAAACGCCTGATCAAGAAATCAGGAGCACTATCGCCCGCCGATATGGAGCGTGTTGCGCAGGCAGTCGCGACGCAGCTGGACCTCTGA